The nucleotide sequence ATATTAAATATTTATAAGGAGGTGAAGTCAAATGTATAAATGGATAATAAGAGTATCAGCGGCGGCAGTAGGTACGGTGTTATTAGTAATGCTTAAAGCGTTAGATTTTAACCCTATACTTTACATATTCCCGATTATACTGATACTTTTTTCTTTTTTGAATGTTGTAGATGATTATGAAAAAACAACACCTATTGAAGAGGACGTGCGCAAGGTCGTAATCAAGCCGGATAATCGGCAGTGGGACTTTGCTGACGAAGAGTGTAGCAGAACATCTCAAACGGTAGAAGAAAAAAATCAAAGAAAGAAAAATAAAAAGTCCGGCTGTGCGGAACCACAAACCGGACTAAAAAATATATATAACAAGAAATCTATATCAATATAACATATAATAAAAGATTTGTCAAGTTGTGAAAAGGAGAAAATATGAACAGGATACAGAATTTATTAACTAAAGAAATAATAGAGCCTGAGGATAGGCTTACATATGCGCTGAACCGCTGCGGTATTGGGATAATCAACGAAAATTCTCCTGACTTTGACTGGTTTGTTAAAGAGATTATTCCTGAGTTTTTAGAGCTGTTTTACAGTGGCAATTATGTTGAGACCGATGAGCCGGAGGAAGAACTGCCCTATGGATATTATGACAAGCTGGACGAAGAATATGAAAATAAGCGATTAGGAGGAATATAATATGTCACAAGAAAAATTGAATACTGTAGATATAAAAGGCAAGCCGTATGTGCTTGTTAATGAGCGAGTAAAGGCGTTCAGGAAAAATTATCCTAATTATGGATTGATAACAACTATCGTGGAATTATCGGAAAAGCGTGTTGTTATGTGTGCAACAATTAACAACCCTGACGGTTTTCCGATTGCTACGGGTTATGCTTACGAGGACGCAGGAAGTTCTTTTATTAACAAAACTTCATACATAGAAAATTGCGAAACGTCCGCCTGGGGCAGAGCATTAGCCAATCTCGGGATAGGTATTGATGTTAGTATGTGCAGTGCTGAAGAATTGGGAAATGCACTTTTAAACCAAAGTAAACCAGCAAAACGTACGAATGAATCTATCGCAAAACAGATTGATGATATGATTGATGAACCGCCGAAGACAATAAATATAGCAGCGGTCAACACCTTAAAAGCAAAGTTAGAGGAATATAACACCGTGTGCGGCAGAAATGCGACAGAGCAGGAAATTTCTAAATTTTATAAATGTTCGAATTTTAATGAATTTGATTATACTAATTTTAAAAAATGTATAACAATGCTTGATGGGTCAATTAAAAAAGTTGGAGCGGATAAGAAATGAGATTGACCGGAACAATTAGGGACGTAAGTATGGGATTTTTAGACGGCGAGTGCAAATTAACACTTGCCGTCAATGAAAAAAACGATTTAAAGCTCGCTTATGATGAGCTGTCACAATGTAAGTTATTAGACATTGAGCTTAAAAAACACCGTAAAAAAAGGTCGCTGAATGCTAACGCTTATCTATGGGTATTATGCGGCAAATTAGCCGATAAAATAGGCGTGGACAAAGAATCTGTATACCGTCAGCATATTTTAAATGCTAACGTTTATCGTGTTGCGGAAATTAACGAAAGTGCCGCCGATACGTTAATCAAAGGGTGGCAGATGAACGGTGTTGGCTGGATAGCCGAAAGGGTGGACGAATCTAATAAAGATGGTTTTGTAATCGTAAATCTTTACTACGGTAGTAGTACATACAATACAAAACAGATGTCAAGATTATTAGACAGCGTAATTGAGGATTGCAGAGAACAGGGTATTCAGACAATAACCCCGGACGAAATTTCAAAACTAAAATCATTATGGGAAGCCGAAAAAATAAATGGATAGCATTATACAACAAGATAAATCGCATTGTTATATATGCGAAATGAGCGAATGCGGAGACCATTTAGACAAGCACCATATATTTGGCGGTGCACTGCGTGATACGTCGGAAAAATATGGTTTGACGGTTTATTTGCACCACAATAAATGTCATATATTCGGGGAATACAGTGCACACCAAAACTATTATATCAGAGTTAAATTGCAAGAAATAGCCCAAATAAGGGCTATGGAAGTATATGGTTGGAGCGAGAACGATTTTAGAAAAATTTTCGGTTGTAGTTATATATAAAAAAATCTCAAAAGGAGAATAAAAATGATTAATAAAGTAATATTAATGGGTCGGTTAACCAGGGACCCGGAACTCAGATACACGAGCACAAATAAGCCAGTATGCAGTTTTGACGTGGCTGTCGCCAGCGGTTATGGCGACAGCCAAAAGACGGATTTTATAAATTGCATAGCGTGGAACAAGGCGGCTGAGTTCCTCGGTAAATATTTCAATAAAGGTATGATGGTGATTGTTGGTGGTCGAATTTCAACTCGCACATGGGAAGGGAAAGACGGCAAAAAGAATTATGTTACTGAGGTTATAGCGAATGAACTAGACTTTGGTGAAACAAAAAAGGCGAGAGATGAATATAACGGTTACAGTCGCCCTAAACAACAAAATTCAACACCTCAAAAGGCGGCTGATGATTTTGAGGTGCTTGACGACTTACCTAATGACTTGCCATTTTAAGGGAGTGTAGAAAATGGAAGAACAAAAAGCGTATTATGCTATCATTCCGGCAGATGTGAGGTATGATGATAAGTTGCCAGCCAACGCGAAGCTATTGTATGGAGAAATAACGGCTCTGACAAACGAAAAAGGCTATTGTTGGGCTGGAAACAGATATTTTGCTGATTTATATAACGTAACAACCGTTACGGTCTCTAGGTGGATAAAAATGCTTTGTGATAAGGGGTATTTAACAAGCAATATTTTTTATAAAAGCGGGACAAAAGAAATTGAATGCAGACAATTGTCAATCACTGGAAACAAGACAATTGTTCAGCAAAAA is from Monoglobus pectinilyticus and encodes:
- a CDS encoding single-stranded DNA-binding protein; this encodes MINKVILMGRLTRDPELRYTSTNKPVCSFDVAVASGYGDSQKTDFINCIAWNKAAEFLGKYFNKGMMVIVGGRISTRTWEGKDGKKNYVTEVIANELDFGETKKARDEYNGYSRPKQQNSTPQKAADDFEVLDDLPNDLPF